In Geotalea uraniireducens, one genomic interval encodes:
- the bioB gene encoding biotin synthase BioB — MATQIELLATKVIGGQKLTPEEALQLASLDGTDALALFLAASRVRDHYVGRDIELCSIINAKSGRCPENCAFCAQSAHHTTEVPVYPLVDEDAMLSGAKEAEGAGSTCYGIVTSGTSIGKGAELDQICRAVRRIKEETAISPSCSLGIIDFETACQLKAAGVETYHHNLETARSFFPQICTTHDYEEDVATIRVVKQAGLKVCCGGILGLGESAGQRIELAITLRELGVDSVPLNFLNPVVGTGLAGATQITPLECLKSIALFRLLLPERKITVCGGREYNLRDLQSWMFIAGASGTMIGNYLTTTGRNAALDRQMFTDLGLTTRNCGE; from the coding sequence ATGGCTACACAGATAGAATTGCTCGCCACGAAGGTTATTGGCGGTCAGAAACTCACCCCGGAAGAGGCGTTGCAACTCGCTTCATTGGATGGTACCGACGCCTTGGCACTGTTCCTGGCCGCCAGCAGGGTCAGAGACCACTATGTCGGTCGTGACATCGAGCTTTGCTCCATCATTAATGCCAAGTCGGGACGGTGTCCAGAGAATTGCGCCTTTTGTGCGCAATCTGCTCATCATACGACAGAGGTTCCCGTTTATCCGCTCGTTGACGAAGATGCAATGCTCTCCGGTGCCAAGGAAGCCGAGGGTGCGGGCTCGACCTGTTATGGCATTGTCACCAGCGGAACTTCAATCGGCAAAGGGGCAGAATTGGATCAAATCTGCCGGGCGGTGCGCCGAATAAAAGAAGAGACCGCCATTTCTCCGTCCTGTTCACTCGGCATCATTGATTTCGAAACTGCTTGCCAGCTCAAGGCGGCCGGCGTCGAAACCTACCACCATAACCTCGAAACTGCTCGAAGCTTTTTCCCCCAAATCTGTACGACTCACGATTACGAGGAGGATGTTGCGACGATCCGGGTAGTTAAACAGGCCGGGCTCAAGGTGTGTTGCGGAGGGATTCTGGGCTTGGGGGAATCGGCAGGGCAACGGATCGAACTGGCAATAACCCTTCGCGAACTCGGCGTTGATTCGGTGCCGCTGAATTTCCTTAATCCCGTTGTGGGGACCGGATTGGCGGGCGCTACGCAGATAACTCCCTTGGAGTGTTTGAAAAGTATCGCTCTTTTTCGGTTGCTCCTCCCTGAGCGAAAGATTACTGTGTGTGGCGGTCGAGAATATAATCTACGTGATCTCCAATCATGGATGTTTATAGCCGGTGCCAGTGGAACCATGATCGGCAACTACTTAACGACAACCGGCAGGAATGCAGCCCTAGATCGGCAGATGTTCACGGATTTAGGGCTTACTACGAGGAATTGTGGTGAATAA
- the rimP gene encoding ribosome maturation factor RimP, with protein MAKEDTLSHATALAEGLLAPMGLQLVDIEYRKEGRDFVLRLFIDKEGGVTLDDCAAVSREFSELLDIEDFIQEHYTLEVSSPGLNRPLKTDADFERYRGRLVKIRTFELVADEEGNKRKTFLGDLVGSENQIVVVKLREGQLARIPRNKIAKANLEFEF; from the coding sequence ATGGCAAAAGAAGATACTCTGAGTCATGCAACAGCTCTCGCAGAAGGTCTTCTGGCTCCCATGGGACTGCAGCTCGTCGACATTGAGTACCGAAAAGAAGGCCGGGATTTTGTCCTTCGGCTGTTTATCGACAAAGAAGGCGGTGTCACCCTTGATGACTGCGCTGCCGTCAGTCGCGAATTTTCTGAACTCCTCGATATTGAAGACTTCATCCAGGAGCATTACACTCTTGAAGTTTCATCACCGGGGCTTAACCGCCCCCTGAAAACTGATGCCGATTTCGAACGCTACCGAGGTCGTCTGGTCAAAATCAGGACTTTCGAGCTGGTGGCCGACGAAGAGGGCAATAAACGCAAAACATTTCTGGGCGATCTTGTCGGCAGTGAGAACCAAATAGTGGTTGTCAAACTCAGGGAAGGACAGCTGGCGAGAATTCCCCGGAACAAAATTGCCAAAGCAAATCTTGAATTCGAGTTCTAG
- the nusA gene encoding transcription termination factor NusA, with protein sequence METTLSLKHIIDQIVKEKGIDREIVVDALEQAVLTAANKKFRNTRDLEAHFNPEIGEVELFEFVTVVEEVQDSYKEIDLEEAREIDPDVEIGDSLGMKLDASGFTRIAAQTAKQVIIQKVREAERETIFNEFKDRIGELINGVVRRFEKGDLVVDLGRAEAVLSQKEQAPREVYRQGDRIKALITDIRMTPKGPQILLSRTHPGVLAKLFEAEVPEIAEGIVEIKNVVREPGSRSKIAVYSNDSDVDPVGACVGMRGTRVQNVVSELRGEKIDIIPWSEDPARFACNSLQPAVVSKVYIDEENRALEIVVADDQLSLAIGKKGQNVRLAAKLTGWRIDIKSETRAAEAELLEYSSYDGSLAEEVEEPAEESLAVNEAEAVPEGSEE encoded by the coding sequence GTGGAAACAACCTTAAGCCTCAAGCATATCATCGATCAGATTGTAAAAGAAAAGGGGATTGACCGGGAGATCGTTGTTGATGCTCTCGAGCAGGCGGTTCTGACTGCTGCAAACAAGAAGTTTCGCAATACCCGTGATCTTGAGGCGCATTTTAACCCTGAAATCGGTGAAGTTGAGCTGTTTGAATTTGTAACGGTTGTTGAGGAAGTCCAAGACTCCTACAAGGAGATCGACCTCGAAGAAGCCCGGGAAATCGATCCCGATGTGGAAATTGGCGACTCCCTCGGCATGAAGCTGGATGCCAGTGGTTTTACGCGGATTGCCGCCCAGACTGCCAAACAGGTCATTATCCAGAAAGTGCGCGAAGCCGAGCGTGAAACGATCTTCAACGAATTCAAGGACCGTATTGGCGAGCTGATCAACGGCGTAGTGCGCCGTTTCGAAAAAGGCGATCTGGTTGTCGATCTTGGCCGGGCGGAGGCAGTCCTCTCGCAAAAAGAACAGGCTCCTCGCGAAGTGTATCGACAGGGAGACCGAATCAAGGCACTTATCACCGACATTCGCATGACCCCCAAAGGCCCGCAGATTCTGCTTTCCCGCACCCATCCCGGCGTACTGGCCAAGCTTTTCGAAGCAGAGGTCCCCGAAATTGCCGAAGGAATCGTGGAAATCAAAAACGTAGTTCGCGAACCGGGGAGCCGCTCGAAAATAGCGGTCTATTCGAATGATTCCGACGTGGATCCGGTTGGGGCCTGCGTCGGAATGCGTGGAACGCGGGTACAGAATGTGGTTTCCGAACTTCGCGGCGAAAAGATCGATATTATCCCCTGGTCGGAGGATCCGGCGCGATTTGCCTGCAATTCACTCCAACCGGCCGTTGTTTCCAAAGTATATATTGATGAAGAGAATCGCGCGCTGGAAATCGTTGTTGCAGACGACCAACTGTCGCTTGCCATTGGCAAGAAGGGGCAGAATGTCCGGCTGGCCGCCAAGCTCACCGGTTGGCGGATCGATATAAAGAGCGAGACACGGGCCGCCGAAGCCGAATTGCTCGAATATTCATCGTATGATGGCTCATTGGCCGAAGAGGTGGAAGAACCTGCTGAGGAATCTCTTGCCGTTAATGAAGCCGAAGCTGTGCCGGAGGGGTCTGAAGAATAA
- a CDS encoding L7Ae/L30e/S12e/Gadd45 family ribosomal protein, protein MVIDQVLARLEERIASYLALANKAGKVVSGSDTVLENLRRQKRIGLVLLASDISEDIGAKIAQQASRSGIPLFRLLDKERIGTLLGKSLRSVIAIEDGGFVPSIVSVLKHYGNFLDGGAVDEQDPRI, encoded by the coding sequence GTGGTTATCGACCAGGTGCTGGCCCGGCTTGAAGAGCGAATAGCCTCGTACCTGGCACTTGCCAACAAGGCGGGTAAGGTGGTTTCCGGAAGCGACACGGTCCTGGAGAACCTCCGCAGGCAGAAAAGGATCGGGTTGGTTCTCCTTGCGAGCGATATTTCAGAAGATATCGGCGCTAAGATTGCGCAGCAGGCATCCAGAAGCGGGATTCCACTCTTTCGCCTGCTCGACAAAGAGCGGATCGGCACACTTCTCGGCAAAAGTCTGCGAAGTGTGATAGCCATTGAAGATGGCGGTTTCGTGCCGTCGATCGTCAGCGTGTTGAAACATTATGGTAATTTCCTTGATGGGGGTGCGGTAGATGAGCAAGACCCACGTATATGA
- the infB gene encoding translation initiation factor IF-2, with product MSKTHVYELAKKMGIDNKELISRLKSLGIEVKSHMSVLEEEEVNKVTAPPAPPKEVSQEEVRVTTTIIRRRPKVVEAAPAEAVTPAPEVEAPAAPAAMAPAPVAEPEPAEAPAAIVAEAPARAPEAETPPSPSAAAAPVTAPAEEPVVERPTATKARILGRVEIPGITQTKPPEKREVFIPKKRVEERPAPAAAPSPETAAAAEERKKARKGKEFVAVPEPERAPKKAPAGGKKKEVFKKAELLEKRERIFEPGPRSGKNRKREREQVSVGKKTEITTPKAIKRIIKITETITVGELAKRMGVKANDLIRSLIKMGMMVTINHPLDVDTATLLASDFGYEIENVAIDLDEIFEAVPDAPEFLQKRPPVVTIMGHVDHGKTSLLDAIRETNVIAGEAGGITQHIGAYDVELKGRKITFLDTPGHEAFTAMRARGAKVTDIVILVVAADDGVMPQTREAVNHSKAAGVPIIVAVNKIDKPEAKPERVKQELMELGLVSEEWGGDTIFVEVSAKKHINISELLEMVLLQADVMDLKANADKAARGTIVEAKLDRGRGPVATVLVQDGTLKVGDFFVAGVHSGRVRAMQNDRGDKLVSAGPSMPVEVIGFTGVPDAGDVFICLPDEKKAKEIASHRQQKLRETELAKHSKLSLEQLYEKIQKGEVKDLNVIVKGDVQGSVEAVTESLRKLSTDAVRLNVIHSSVGAITETDVNLATASNAIILGFNVRPEPKAANLAEKEGVDLRLYNIIYDAVEDIKKAMEGLLEPTLREKHLGRAEVREVFSVPKVGNVAGCYILDGKVLRNAHVRLLRDNIVIYEGKMSSLRRFKDDVREVAAGYECGIGLENYNDIKVGDVIEAFEIEKIASTL from the coding sequence ATGAGCAAGACCCACGTATATGAATTGGCAAAGAAGATGGGAATCGACAATAAGGAGCTTATTTCCCGGCTCAAGAGCCTGGGTATCGAGGTGAAAAGTCACATGTCGGTGCTTGAAGAAGAAGAAGTCAACAAAGTAACTGCTCCTCCCGCCCCCCCCAAAGAAGTCTCACAAGAGGAAGTCAGGGTAACCACGACCATCATCCGCCGACGGCCTAAAGTCGTTGAAGCCGCACCGGCCGAAGCGGTTACCCCCGCACCCGAAGTCGAGGCTCCTGCGGCACCGGCTGCGATGGCCCCGGCACCTGTTGCCGAACCCGAACCTGCCGAAGCGCCGGCAGCGATCGTCGCCGAGGCACCGGCACGCGCCCCGGAAGCCGAGACCCCGCCGTCACCGTCGGCCGCTGCTGCGCCGGTGACAGCACCGGCAGAGGAGCCTGTCGTGGAACGGCCTACAGCTACGAAAGCCCGGATTCTCGGGCGGGTGGAGATCCCCGGAATCACCCAGACCAAACCACCGGAAAAGCGTGAAGTCTTCATTCCCAAGAAAAGGGTTGAAGAGCGGCCGGCTCCGGCAGCGGCGCCCTCACCTGAAACCGCCGCCGCAGCCGAAGAGCGGAAAAAGGCACGGAAAGGGAAAGAATTCGTGGCTGTGCCGGAACCCGAACGGGCTCCGAAAAAGGCGCCGGCCGGCGGCAAAAAGAAGGAAGTGTTTAAGAAAGCTGAATTACTGGAGAAGCGCGAGAGAATTTTCGAGCCGGGGCCACGTTCTGGCAAAAATAGAAAGCGGGAACGCGAGCAGGTATCTGTCGGCAAGAAAACTGAGATCACGACGCCTAAGGCAATCAAGCGGATAATCAAAATCACCGAAACAATCACGGTTGGAGAACTGGCAAAACGGATGGGGGTTAAGGCTAATGATCTGATCCGCTCTTTGATCAAGATGGGGATGATGGTAACCATTAACCATCCTCTCGATGTCGATACGGCCACTCTTCTCGCCAGTGATTTCGGCTATGAAATCGAGAATGTCGCTATTGATCTCGACGAGATATTCGAAGCCGTGCCCGATGCGCCGGAGTTTCTGCAGAAGCGACCGCCGGTCGTCACCATTATGGGCCACGTCGATCATGGCAAGACATCGCTGCTCGACGCCATTCGCGAAACCAACGTCATTGCCGGCGAAGCTGGCGGCATCACTCAGCACATCGGAGCCTATGATGTCGAGCTGAAAGGGCGGAAAATCACGTTCCTCGATACCCCTGGTCATGAGGCGTTTACCGCTATGCGCGCTCGGGGTGCCAAAGTCACCGATATCGTTATTCTGGTTGTAGCAGCAGACGATGGAGTCATGCCGCAGACCCGCGAAGCGGTCAACCATTCCAAAGCGGCCGGTGTCCCCATTATCGTGGCAGTCAACAAGATCGACAAGCCGGAAGCCAAACCGGAAAGGGTCAAACAAGAACTCATGGAACTCGGACTCGTTTCCGAGGAGTGGGGAGGAGACACCATCTTCGTCGAGGTCTCTGCCAAAAAGCACATCAACATCAGTGAGCTGCTTGAGATGGTATTGCTACAGGCAGACGTTATGGACCTCAAGGCAAATGCCGACAAGGCCGCCCGGGGAACAATCGTCGAGGCAAAACTCGATCGCGGCCGCGGACCGGTAGCAACGGTTCTCGTCCAGGACGGAACGCTCAAGGTCGGTGATTTTTTTGTTGCGGGGGTTCACTCCGGCAGAGTTCGGGCGATGCAGAACGACCGTGGCGACAAACTTGTGTCCGCCGGCCCCTCCATGCCGGTCGAGGTAATTGGCTTTACCGGGGTTCCCGACGCCGGTGATGTCTTCATCTGTCTTCCCGACGAGAAAAAAGCGAAAGAAATCGCTTCGCATCGTCAGCAGAAACTCAGGGAGACCGAGCTTGCCAAGCACAGTAAGCTTTCTTTGGAGCAACTTTACGAAAAGATTCAGAAGGGCGAAGTCAAGGACCTCAACGTTATCGTCAAGGGCGACGTTCAAGGTTCAGTGGAAGCCGTTACCGAGTCGTTGCGAAAACTTTCGACCGATGCGGTACGCCTCAATGTAATCCACTCCTCGGTCGGGGCGATCACCGAAACAGACGTCAACCTGGCCACGGCAAGTAACGCCATCATCCTCGGTTTTAACGTTCGACCGGAGCCCAAGGCTGCCAACCTCGCCGAAAAGGAAGGGGTGGACCTGCGGCTGTACAACATCATCTACGACGCGGTGGAAGACATCAAAAAGGCCATGGAGGGCTTGCTCGAGCCGACACTTCGTGAAAAGCACCTGGGCCGTGCCGAAGTCCGCGAAGTCTTCTCTGTACCGAAGGTGGGAAATGTGGCCGGTTGCTACATTCTCGATGGCAAGGTGCTGCGGAATGCCCATGTCCGGCTGTTGCGCGATAACATTGTGATTTACGAAGGCAAGATGTCGAGTCTCCGCCGGTTCAAGGATGATGTCCGCGAGGTTGCGGCTGGCTACGAGTGCGGCATCGGCTTGGAAAATTACAATGACATCAAGGTTGGCGACGTCATCGAAGCATTCGAAATCGAAAAGATCGCTTCGACACTCTGA
- a CDS encoding ribosome-binding factor A → MYKRSDKVAEAIHELVSGLLIKGLKDPRIGFVTITGVKLTDDLHLATIYYTVIGSETEQKSTQDGLTRAAGFVRKEIGKALRMKYVPDILFKYDESVDYGNRIERLLKEIHSGEGDND, encoded by the coding sequence ATGTATAAGCGATCTGACAAGGTTGCCGAGGCAATACACGAGCTTGTTTCCGGGCTGCTCATCAAGGGGCTCAAGGATCCGCGTATTGGTTTCGTCACGATCACCGGCGTAAAATTGACCGACGACCTCCACTTGGCAACGATCTACTACACGGTCATTGGCAGCGAGACGGAGCAGAAATCGACTCAGGACGGGCTCACGCGGGCTGCCGGCTTCGTGCGCAAGGAAATCGGCAAGGCATTGCGGATGAAGTACGTCCCGGATATTCTTTTCAAATATGACGAATCAGTCGACTACGGTAACCGTATAGAACGCCTGCTGAAGGAAATTCATTCCGGGGAAGGTGACAATGATTGA
- a CDS encoding DHH family phosphoesterase, whose protein sequence is MIERILGEIHANSSFLVTTHENPDGDAVGSSLALAGYLKALGKDVTIHFCDAVPDLYTFLPLASEVVQQLPERDYDVCFVLDVGEFRRAGAQINQCRRVGKFINIDHHLTIDNFGSINYIDPAAAASGVLVYRIIKASDWPIDLPIALSIYTAIITDTGSFRYSNANPEAFAIAGEMIEVGVNAWDISEKLYESQPQERLMLLALALSTLTTSSCGKFASLAVTLEMYARTGATAELTDGFVNYPRSISGVEVAVFFREISAGFFKVGFRSKGKVDVSSIAAAFGGGGHHNAAGCNLKGSLDDVKTQIFSHLEKAI, encoded by the coding sequence ATGATTGAGAGGATTCTCGGGGAGATCCACGCGAACAGCAGTTTTCTGGTTACGACTCACGAGAACCCTGATGGTGATGCCGTAGGCTCATCTTTGGCACTTGCCGGTTACCTCAAGGCGTTGGGTAAAGATGTCACGATACATTTTTGCGATGCGGTGCCCGACCTGTACACCTTTCTCCCCCTGGCTTCGGAAGTGGTGCAGCAACTCCCGGAACGTGACTACGATGTCTGTTTCGTTCTCGATGTCGGCGAATTCCGCCGGGCTGGCGCACAGATCAACCAATGCCGCAGGGTCGGTAAATTCATCAACATCGATCATCACCTGACTATCGATAATTTTGGCTCGATCAATTACATCGACCCGGCTGCCGCAGCAAGCGGAGTGCTCGTCTATCGGATTATCAAGGCCTCCGACTGGCCAATCGACCTACCGATAGCCCTCAGCATTTACACCGCAATTATTACCGATACCGGCTCGTTCCGTTATTCCAACGCTAATCCCGAAGCATTTGCCATTGCCGGCGAAATGATCGAAGTTGGCGTAAATGCCTGGGACATATCGGAAAAATTGTATGAAAGCCAGCCACAGGAACGGCTCATGCTCCTGGCACTGGCCCTTTCTACGCTGACGACATCTTCCTGCGGCAAGTTCGCGTCACTCGCTGTAACCCTTGAAATGTATGCCCGGACAGGGGCGACTGCCGAACTGACCGATGGCTTTGTGAATTATCCCCGATCAATATCAGGGGTCGAAGTTGCGGTTTTTTTTCGCGAAATCAGCGCGGGTTTTTTCAAGGTCGGCTTCCGCTCCAAAGGCAAGGTTGACGTATCCAGTATTGCCGCCGCTTTTGGTGGAGGAGGACACCACAATGCTGCCGGCTGCAATCTGAAGGGCTCACTCGACGACGTTAAAACTCAGATTTTCAGCCACCTGGAGAAGGCTATTTAA
- the truB gene encoding tRNA pseudouridine(55) synthase TruB, which produces MDGFLVLDKPAGMTSHDVVSVVRRTLGVKKVGHTGTLDPFATGVLPIAIGEGTKAIPFLDEQVKEYQATMALGIATDTQDCTGTVLSVADWHKIEGQDFERVLASFVGRIAQTPPMFSAIKRDGVPLYRLARKGIDIERPSRLIDIHSLHADHICLPHITMTVSCSRGTYVRTLAHDIGASLGCGAHLVALRRTRSGPFSLAQAIKLDDLAALVKSGTLRDLFVPVLTALSYLPALALSEQGERQVRCGRMPALAEIELCSLNDLPLGGRVRLVREDKLVAIAENTNPFWQDGCENLKLLRVFN; this is translated from the coding sequence ATGGATGGCTTTCTCGTTCTCGACAAGCCTGCAGGGATGACCTCCCATGATGTCGTTTCTGTCGTTCGGCGCACTCTAGGAGTGAAAAAAGTCGGGCATACCGGAACTCTTGATCCGTTTGCAACCGGCGTCCTTCCTATCGCCATCGGGGAAGGAACAAAAGCGATCCCCTTCCTCGACGAGCAGGTGAAGGAATACCAAGCAACTATGGCCCTCGGGATTGCTACCGATACGCAGGATTGCACGGGGACCGTCCTCTCGGTTGCCGACTGGCATAAAATAGAGGGACAGGATTTCGAGCGCGTGCTCGCCTCGTTCGTTGGCCGAATAGCCCAGACCCCTCCGATGTTTTCGGCAATCAAACGGGATGGCGTCCCTCTCTATCGACTGGCGCGAAAGGGAATCGATATCGAACGTCCATCCCGGTTGATCGACATCCATTCCTTGCATGCTGACCACATCTGTTTGCCTCACATTACGATGACGGTGAGCTGCTCTCGTGGAACCTACGTGCGGACATTGGCCCACGACATAGGAGCATCGCTAGGCTGTGGCGCCCATCTGGTTGCTTTGAGAAGGACGCGGAGCGGCCCTTTTTCACTGGCACAGGCAATTAAACTCGATGATTTGGCTGCCCTCGTCAAAAGTGGAACCCTTCGTGACCTATTTGTACCTGTCTTGACAGCTTTGAGCTACTTGCCCGCGTTGGCTTTGTCAGAGCAGGGAGAACGACAGGTTCGATGCGGGAGAATGCCAGCGCTGGCTGAAATCGAGTTATGCTCCCTTAATGATCTCCCCCTTGGTGGACGCGTCAGACTTGTCCGTGAGGACAAACTTGTTGCCATTGCGGAAAATACCAATCCCTTCTGGCAGGACGGCTGCGAAAACCTCAAGCTTTTAAGGGTCTTTAACTAG
- the rpsO gene encoding 30S ribosomal protein S15: protein MLVTEKKQEIISSFKRHEGDTGSPEVQIALLTERITYLTEHFKVHKKDHHSRRGLLKIVGQRRRLLDYLKKKDVERYRTIIEQLGIRR, encoded by the coding sequence GTGCTTGTAACCGAAAAGAAGCAAGAGATTATTTCGTCATTCAAGCGCCACGAAGGCGATACGGGGTCTCCCGAAGTACAGATTGCGCTGCTCACCGAGAGAATTACCTATCTGACGGAACATTTCAAAGTCCACAAGAAAGATCATCACAGCCGTCGGGGTCTTTTGAAGATTGTCGGCCAAAGAAGACGACTCCTCGACTATCTCAAGAAAAAAGACGTCGAGAGATACCGGACCATCATCGAACAGCTCGGCATTCGTCGATAA
- the pnp gene encoding polyribonucleotide nucleotidyltransferase encodes MTEQTVAVEVGGRTITIATGKMAKQASGAVVVSCGDTMVLVTAVAAKNAKEGQDFFPLTVNYQEKAYAGGKIPGGFFKREGRPSENETLTCRFIDRPIRPLFPENFLNETQIMATVISADQDNDPGILAMIGASAALEVSDIPFLGPIAGVKVGRVDGTFVANPSAEQLANSDLEIVVAASKDAVIMVEGGAAEVSEADLLEAIFFGHAAVQPLITAQEELKRMACVAKREIVTVPVNETLKTRVRELAYSRIDEAVRIRSKQERHNCIATITQETLEALLPEFEGLNSEIKDFLGDFEYELVREHILKDGERIDGRDTKTIRPITSEINLLPRAHGSALFTRGETQALVAATLGTSIDEQRIDSLYGESKKRFLLHYNFPPYSVGETSMRLAPGRREIGHGNLAERALERVVPKHEEFPYTIRIVSDILESNGSSSMATVCGGSLSMMDAGVPIKAPVAGIAMGLIKEGDRIAILSDILGDEDHLGDMDFKVAGTAAGVTAIQMDIKITGVTRAIMEQALKQAKDGRIHILGKMAEVISQPKGDLSPFAPRITTVWVKTDKIRDVIGAGGKNVRGITEATGVSIDIEDTGRINIASTSKAASEQAIKMIRDLTAEAEEGKLYMGTVKKVMDFGAFVEIFPGTDGLVHISELDTERVKNVSDVLKEGDKVLVKCIGIDKQGKIKLSRKEALGAVLPE; translated from the coding sequence ATGACAGAACAAACTGTAGCGGTAGAAGTAGGCGGTAGGACCATAACGATTGCAACGGGTAAAATGGCCAAGCAGGCCAGCGGTGCCGTCGTCGTTAGCTGTGGCGATACAATGGTGCTCGTGACCGCCGTAGCGGCTAAAAACGCCAAGGAAGGTCAGGATTTTTTCCCGCTGACCGTCAACTATCAGGAAAAAGCTTATGCCGGTGGTAAAATCCCGGGCGGATTTTTCAAGCGGGAAGGGCGCCCTTCGGAGAACGAAACCCTGACATGCCGCTTCATCGACCGGCCGATCCGGCCGCTTTTCCCCGAAAACTTTTTGAACGAAACACAGATTATGGCAACGGTAATTTCGGCGGATCAGGACAATGACCCCGGAATACTGGCGATGATCGGTGCTTCTGCAGCACTTGAAGTCTCCGATATCCCTTTCCTTGGACCGATCGCTGGCGTCAAGGTCGGAAGGGTGGACGGAACTTTCGTTGCCAATCCTTCCGCCGAGCAACTGGCAAACAGCGATTTGGAAATCGTTGTTGCCGCGAGCAAGGATGCGGTAATCATGGTGGAGGGCGGTGCCGCTGAAGTTTCCGAAGCCGACCTGCTGGAAGCAATTTTCTTCGGCCATGCCGCCGTTCAGCCGCTTATCACTGCCCAAGAAGAACTCAAGCGGATGGCTTGTGTCGCCAAACGGGAAATCGTTACCGTGCCGGTGAACGAAACACTGAAAACCCGGGTCAGGGAGTTGGCCTATTCACGCATCGACGAAGCAGTCAGAATCCGTTCTAAACAGGAACGTCACAACTGCATTGCCACCATCACCCAGGAAACCCTTGAAGCCCTGTTGCCTGAATTCGAAGGACTCAACAGCGAAATCAAAGATTTCCTCGGCGACTTCGAGTACGAATTGGTACGTGAGCATATTCTGAAAGACGGCGAACGGATTGACGGCCGTGACACCAAAACCATCCGGCCCATCACCTCCGAAATCAACCTGCTGCCCCGGGCCCACGGCTCGGCACTCTTTACCCGTGGGGAAACGCAAGCGCTGGTTGCCGCCACTCTCGGCACCTCCATCGATGAGCAGCGCATCGACTCGCTGTACGGTGAAAGCAAAAAACGATTCCTGCTCCACTACAACTTCCCGCCGTATTCCGTTGGGGAAACAAGCATGCGCCTCGCTCCGGGGAGGCGGGAAATCGGTCATGGGAATCTTGCCGAGCGTGCGCTTGAGCGGGTTGTGCCGAAGCATGAGGAATTCCCTTACACGATCCGGATCGTTTCCGACATTCTCGAGAGCAACGGCTCCTCCTCAATGGCCACTGTTTGTGGCGGTTCCCTTTCCATGATGGATGCCGGGGTTCCGATCAAAGCGCCGGTTGCCGGGATCGCCATGGGTCTGATCAAAGAAGGTGACCGTATCGCCATCCTTTCCGATATCCTCGGCGATGAAGATCATCTCGGCGATATGGACTTCAAAGTCGCCGGTACTGCAGCAGGTGTTACCGCGATTCAGATGGATATCAAGATTACCGGGGTAACCCGTGCAATCATGGAGCAGGCGCTGAAACAGGCTAAAGACGGCCGTATCCACATCCTGGGCAAAATGGCAGAAGTGATTTCCCAGCCGAAGGGGGATCTTTCGCCGTTTGCACCGCGCATCACCACGGTCTGGGTCAAAACGGACAAGATTCGCGACGTCATCGGTGCCGGCGGCAAGAACGTACGGGGCATCACCGAAGCTACCGGCGTGTCCATCGATATCGAAGATACTGGCAGAATCAATATTGCCAGCACAAGCAAGGCTGCCTCCGAACAGGCGATCAAGATGATCAGGGACCTTACGGCTGAAGCCGAAGAAGGAAAACTGTACATGGGCACGGTCAAGAAAGTGATGGATTTCGGCGCATTCGTCGAAATCTTCCCCGGCACGGACGGCCTTGTCCATATTTCCGAACTCGATACCGAGCGGGTCAAGAACGTATCCGATGTGCTCAAGGAAGGCGACAAAGTTCTCGTCAAGTGCATTGGCATTGATAAACAAGGGAAAATAAAACTGTCCCGCAAGGAGGCTCTGGGGGCCGTTCTCCCGGAATAA